A genomic segment from Nicotiana tabacum cultivar K326 chromosome 7, ASM71507v2, whole genome shotgun sequence encodes:
- the LOC107814209 gene encoding imidazoleglycerol-phosphate dehydratase 1, chloroplastic isoform X2 — protein sequence MELSISHRLFNSSSSSLPSLLNLRTRVSQTLLFSTNNYHQKSHLFTGLHHKLATTSMAAQTTIPHAFDNGSSITSSETGRIGEVKRATKETNVYVKINLDGTGVAENNTGIPFLDHMLDQLASHGLFDVHVKATGDIHIDDHHTNEDVALAIGTALLQALGDRKGINRFGDFSAPLDEALIHVSLDLSGRPYLGYDLQIPTQRVGTYDTQSLVNTSGMTLHIRQLAGKNSHHIIEATFKAFARALRQATEYDLRRGGSVPSSKGVLSRS from the exons ATGGAGCTATCAATTTCTCATCGTCTCTTCAActcttcttcttcatcactaCCTTCCCTTCTCAATTTAAGAACTAGGGTTTCGCAAACCCTTCTTTTCTCCACAAATAATTATCACCAAAAATCACATCTTTTCACTGGACTACACCACAAACTAGCGACTACTTCAATGGCAGCTCAAACAACGATTCCTCACGCTTTTGATAATGGTTCTTCGATAACTTCCTCTGAAACAG GTCGTATTGGGGAAGTGAAGAGGGCTACGAAAGAGACAAATGTGTATGTGAAGATAAACTTGGATGGAACAGGTGTTGCGGAGAATAATACTGGGATCCCATTTCTTGATCACATGTTGGAT CAACTCGCTTCACATGGGTTGTTCGATGTGCATGTAAAAGCTACTGGGGATATTCACATTGATGACCACCACACAAATGAAGATGTTGCACTTGCCATTGGAACT GCATTGTTGCAAGCACTTGGCGATAGAAAGGGAATCAATCGATTTGGTGACTTTTCAGCTCCATTAGATGAAGCACTGATTCATGTTTCACTG GATTTATCAGGAAGGCCATATTTGGGCTATGATTTACAAATACCTACTCAGAGAGTTGGAACTTATGACACTCAG TCTTTGGTCAACACTTCTGGAATGACGCTCCATATTCGACAG CTTGCTGGAAAAAATTCTCATCACATCATTGAGGCAACGTTCAAGGCGTTTGCTAGAGCTCTTCGGCAAGCAACTGAATATGACTTGCGTCGTGGTGGAAGTGTGCCCAG CTCAAAAGGGGTTTTGTCCCGATCGTGA
- the LOC107814209 gene encoding imidazoleglycerol-phosphate dehydratase 1, chloroplastic isoform X1 — protein MELSISHRLFNSSSSSLPSLLNLRTRVSQTLLFSTNNYHQKSHLFTGLHHKLATTSMAAQTTIPHAFDNGSSITSSETGRIGEVKRATKETNVYVKINLDGTGVAENNTGIPFLDHMLDQLASHGLFDVHVKATGDIHIDDHHTNEDVALAIGTALLQALGDRKGINRFGDFSAPLDEALIHVSLDLSGRPYLGYDLQIPTQRVGTYDTQLVEHFFQSLVNTSGMTLHIRQLAGKNSHHIIEATFKAFARALRQATEYDLRRGGSVPSSKGVLSRS, from the exons ATGGAGCTATCAATTTCTCATCGTCTCTTCAActcttcttcttcatcactaCCTTCCCTTCTCAATTTAAGAACTAGGGTTTCGCAAACCCTTCTTTTCTCCACAAATAATTATCACCAAAAATCACATCTTTTCACTGGACTACACCACAAACTAGCGACTACTTCAATGGCAGCTCAAACAACGATTCCTCACGCTTTTGATAATGGTTCTTCGATAACTTCCTCTGAAACAG GTCGTATTGGGGAAGTGAAGAGGGCTACGAAAGAGACAAATGTGTATGTGAAGATAAACTTGGATGGAACAGGTGTTGCGGAGAATAATACTGGGATCCCATTTCTTGATCACATGTTGGAT CAACTCGCTTCACATGGGTTGTTCGATGTGCATGTAAAAGCTACTGGGGATATTCACATTGATGACCACCACACAAATGAAGATGTTGCACTTGCCATTGGAACT GCATTGTTGCAAGCACTTGGCGATAGAAAGGGAATCAATCGATTTGGTGACTTTTCAGCTCCATTAGATGAAGCACTGATTCATGTTTCACTG GATTTATCAGGAAGGCCATATTTGGGCTATGATTTACAAATACCTACTCAGAGAGTTGGAACTTATGACACTCAG CTGGTGGAACACTTCTTTCAGTCTTTGGTCAACACTTCTGGAATGACGCTCCATATTCGACAG CTTGCTGGAAAAAATTCTCATCACATCATTGAGGCAACGTTCAAGGCGTTTGCTAGAGCTCTTCGGCAAGCAACTGAATATGACTTGCGTCGTGGTGGAAGTGTGCCCAG CTCAAAAGGGGTTTTGTCCCGATCGTGA